The region TTTTTCTTCTCAAGCATTTCCTCCCTGCTTGACATCGAGAGAGTTCCACAAGAGGAGGAAAAAATAAGTATTATTATAAAAACGCTTTTAAGCATATTTACCCCTTTGCCATTACAATACAATATTACTTTAATAAGAAAACCCGCCATGAAAACCTATCTCCTTCAGGGATGGGAGGATGTCAAATTCTGGGAAATGCCAGTCCCCAAAGTAGCCATGGGTAAAAATACTGAGACCATCAAGGTAAAGACTACTATACCTACTATAAAAATACTCGCAGGTTCTATTAAGGTAGTTATCTTTTTTGCCTGATCTTCTGCTTTCTTCTTATATGTTGATGCAATCCTTGAAAATATCTCTTCATACTTGCCTGTTTCTCGGATAACTCTGACTTTTTGAATTAAATCCTCAGGGAAAAATTCAGTAGATAGTGATTCATCAAGGTGCTTACCTTCTGATAAGTTTAGCAAAATATTTGATACCTGTTTTTTAGGAAGTCCCTCCTGTGAGGATTCGATTACCTTAATCGCATCCGTGATCGATATCCCCCCTTTTACCATCATTTCAAGCTGGGAGAAAAGGCTGGAAATAAAAGAACTTTTTATCAGTTTACCTACAAGAGGGGTATCATACAGAAAATCAGGCTTACTCTCTTTGAGCGTATAAACCATATACCAAGAGAATCCGAAAACTCCCATAATAATGAGTAAAAGGTTTTCTTTAAGAAAAATAGTAATATTAAAAAGCGTTTGTGTTATAGGTGGTATGTTACCTAAAGACCTCAATGTCTCTGCAATGGTTGGGATTGTCTTGAAGATAAGTAGCATCATCAATCCAGAGGATGCCACTATGTTTATCAGGGGCATAAGGATAGCCTTTTTAATCTCTGATACAAACCTCCCTTCTTCCTCATATTTTTCTCTTATCCTTTTTAGGGATTCTTCGATATGACCAGAATCCTCTCCTGCCTTTATGGTAACAATAACAGAGGGAGGGAAAATATCGGTTTTCTTCAGAGACATAGAAAAACTATATCCACTATCCATATTATCTTTAATAATCTCCACTACAGTTCTCATCTCTTTGTTTTTACATTTAAAAGTCTTTATCGCCTCCCTTATTGTTATACCAACACTTATAAGATCGCT is a window of Nitrospirota bacterium DNA encoding:
- a CDS encoding type II secretion system F family protein yields the protein MKVKRKEVLSFFDHVSDLISVGITIREAIKTFKCKNKEMRTVVEIIKDNMDSGYSFSMSLKKTDIFPPSVIVTIKAGEDSGHIEESLKRIREKYEEEGRFVSEIKKAILMPLINIVASSGLMMLLIFKTIPTIAETLRSLGNIPPITQTLFNITIFLKENLLLIIMGVFGFSWYMVYTLKESKPDFLYDTPLVGKLIKSSFISSLFSQLEMMVKGGISITDAIKVIESSQEGLPKKQVSNILLNLSEGKHLDESLSTEFFPEDLIQKVRVIRETGKYEEIFSRIASTYKKKAEDQAKKITTLIEPASIFIVGIVVFTLMVSVFLPMATLGTGISQNLTSSHP